The Phyllostomus discolor isolate MPI-MPIP mPhyDis1 chromosome 4, mPhyDis1.pri.v3, whole genome shotgun sequence genome window below encodes:
- the TNP1 gene encoding spermatid nuclear transition protein 1, with amino-acid sequence MSTSRKLKSHGMRRGKNRSPHKGVKRGGSKRKYRKGNLKNRKRGDDANRNYRSHV; translated from the exons ATGTCGACCAGCCGCAAATTAAAGAGTCATGGCATGAGGAGGGGCAAGAACAGATCTCCTCACAAGGGAGTCAAGAGAGGTGGCAGCAAAAGAAAATACCGTAAGGGCAACCTGAAGAATAGAAAACGAGGCGATGATG CCAATCGCAATTACCGCTCCCACGTGTGA